Proteins encoded within one genomic window of Nilaparvata lugens isolate BPH chromosome 11, ASM1435652v1, whole genome shotgun sequence:
- the LOC111055738 gene encoding endocuticle structural glycoprotein SgAbd-3, producing the protein MISVLLIGAVAVQAIMAAPQGSAKQQVPIVAQDQDINFDGTYHYSFEGGDGTRATQDGVLKQTPDGAGEVSQGSFSYVGDDGKTYGLTYTADENGYQPSGDHLPVAPPIPPAIAKALAYLATKPPSKDDQ; encoded by the exons GTTCTTCTAATCGGTGCGGTAGCCGTTCAGGCAATCATGGCGGCGCCCCAGGGTTCGGCCAAACAGCAAGTTCCTATTGTAGCTCAAGACCAAGATATCAACTTTGATGGAACATACCATTACAG tttcGAAGGCGGAGACGGTACCCGTGCCACCCAAGACGGCGTCTTGAAGCAGACTCCGGATGGCGCCGGCGAAGTGTCACAGGGCTCCTTTTCGTACGTGGGTGATGACGGCAAAACGTACGGACTCACGTACACAGCTGACGAGAACGGCTACCAGCCTTCCGGAGACCATCTTCCCGTTGCTCCACCCATCCCACCAGCAATCGCCAAGGCTCTCGCCTACCTCGCTACCAAACCTCCTTCCAAAGATGACCAGTAG